The following coding sequences lie in one Gemmatimonadaceae bacterium genomic window:
- a CDS encoding type IV pilus twitching motility protein PilT: protein MTPSPSTPSSSSNPSGVNLRLLLEEMIDRNASDLHITAGERPKFRIDGDITNSNIETVLQPKETLQLAYSVLTENQKKRFEMEDELDFSFGIQNLARFRGNCFKQRGCVSMVIRQIPFNIRSFEDLGLPKVIADLSDRPRGLILVTGPTGSGKSTTLAAMLDRINKSMKGHMITIEDPIEFIHKHQACIVNQREVGSDTKSFQAALKYALRQDPDVVLIGEMRDLETIQAGLTIAETGHLAFATLHTNSAAEAVNRIIDVFPSHQQSQVRAQLAFSLEGIITQTLLPKLSGKGRAMAAEILVVTPAIRALIRDDKIHQIYSMMQSGKKYGMQTMNDSLYNLYMSKTVSLDEVLRASHDQSEIQRMIGISPDGSESTPGKPQATAAAGAGRR, encoded by the coding sequence ATGACTCCATCTCCCTCGACCCCGTCGTCCTCCAGCAACCCTTCGGGCGTAAATCTTCGCCTGCTGCTCGAGGAGATGATCGATCGCAACGCGTCGGACTTGCACATCACGGCGGGCGAGCGGCCCAAGTTCCGCATCGACGGCGACATCACCAACTCGAACATCGAAACCGTGCTGCAGCCGAAGGAAACGCTGCAACTCGCGTATTCGGTGCTCACCGAAAATCAGAAAAAGCGGTTCGAGATGGAGGACGAGCTCGACTTCTCGTTCGGCATCCAGAACCTGGCGCGCTTCCGCGGCAACTGTTTCAAGCAGCGCGGGTGCGTTTCGATGGTCATCCGGCAGATCCCGTTCAACATCCGAAGTTTCGAGGACCTCGGCCTCCCCAAGGTCATCGCCGACCTGTCGGATCGTCCGCGCGGCCTGATTCTCGTCACGGGCCCGACGGGCTCCGGGAAGTCGACGACGCTCGCCGCGATGCTCGACCGGATCAACAAGTCCATGAAAGGACACATGATCACGATCGAGGATCCGATCGAGTTCATTCACAAGCACCAGGCGTGCATCGTCAACCAGCGCGAGGTCGGCTCGGACACGAAGAGCTTCCAGGCCGCGCTCAAGTACGCGCTGCGTCAGGATCCGGACGTCGTGCTCATCGGCGAAATGCGCGACCTCGAGACGATTCAGGCCGGTCTGACGATCGCCGAGACGGGACACCTCGCGTTCGCGACGCTGCACACGAACAGCGCGGCCGAAGCGGTGAACCGCATCATCGACGTGTTCCCGAGCCACCAGCAGTCGCAGGTGCGCGCGCAGCTCGCGTTCTCGCTCGAGGGGATCATCACGCAAACGCTGCTGCCGAAGCTGAGCGGCAAGGGGCGCGCGATGGCGGCGGAGATTCTCGTCGTCACGCCGGCGATTCGCGCCCTCATCCGCGACGACAAGATCCACCAGATCTACTCGATGATGCAGTCCGGCAAGAAGTACGGCATGCAGACGATGAACGACTCGCTGTACAACCTGTATATGAGCAAGACGGTGTCGCTCGACGAAGTGTTGCGCGCCAGCCACGACCAGTCCGAAATTCAGCGCATGATCGGCATTTCGCCCGACGGCAGCGAGAGCACGCCGGGCAAGCCTCAGGCGACGGCCGCCGCGGGCGCGGGACGGCGGTAG
- a CDS encoding type II secretion system F family protein, protein MPQYTYTARAVNGELKSATIDAPSRDDVIKQLRQLKLNVVKIDEGTANRKKRGGSIKMRDVVIFTRQFSTMINAGLPLVQALDILAQQSENPALKDVTRQVVFDVESGNTLADAMRKHPRGFSELYVNMVAAGEAGGILDTILMRLAVFMEKNDALIRKVKGAMIYPGVIITVAAIAITVLLIFVIPTFETMFASANIALPLPTRIVIAISRGLKSYWYIVVAAAMGIYFSIRSYYRTPGGKLNIDKLLLKMPVLGDVLRKSAVSRFTRTLGTLISSGVSILDGLEITAKTSGNRVIQDAIMESRSSIAGGDTIAAPLKKSAVFPPMVISMIAVGEQTGGLDEMLTKIADFYDEEVDAAVSGLLALMEPVMIVFLGVVVGGMVVAMYLPIFDMVNAAGA, encoded by the coding sequence ATGCCTCAATACACGTACACCGCGCGCGCCGTCAACGGCGAGCTCAAATCGGCGACGATCGACGCGCCGTCGCGCGACGACGTCATCAAACAGCTCAGACAGCTCAAGCTGAACGTCGTCAAGATCGACGAAGGCACCGCGAATCGGAAGAAACGCGGCGGCTCGATCAAGATGCGCGACGTCGTGATCTTCACGCGTCAGTTTTCGACGATGATCAACGCGGGTCTCCCGCTCGTGCAGGCGCTCGACATTCTGGCGCAGCAGAGCGAGAACCCCGCGCTCAAAGACGTGACGCGGCAGGTCGTGTTCGACGTCGAGTCGGGCAACACGCTGGCCGACGCGATGCGCAAGCATCCGCGGGGGTTCAGCGAATTGTACGTGAACATGGTGGCGGCCGGTGAGGCGGGCGGTATTCTCGACACGATCCTCATGCGCCTCGCGGTGTTCATGGAAAAGAACGACGCCCTCATCCGCAAGGTGAAGGGCGCCATGATCTACCCGGGCGTCATCATCACGGTGGCGGCGATCGCCATCACGGTGCTGCTCATCTTCGTCATTCCGACGTTCGAGACCATGTTCGCCAGCGCGAACATCGCGCTGCCGCTGCCGACGCGAATCGTCATCGCGATCTCGCGCGGGCTCAAGAGCTACTGGTACATCGTCGTCGCCGCCGCGATGGGGATCTACTTCTCGATCCGGAGCTACTACCGGACACCGGGAGGAAAGCTCAACATCGACAAGCTGCTGCTGAAGATGCCGGTGCTCGGCGACGTGCTCCGCAAGTCGGCCGTCTCGCGCTTCACGCGTACGCTCGGCACGCTGATCTCGTCGGGCGTGTCGATCCTCGACGGCCTCGAGATCACGGCCAAGACGTCGGGCAACCGCGTCATCCAGGACGCGATCATGGAATCGCGGTCGTCGATCGCCGGCGGCGACACGATCGCCGCGCCGCTCAAGAAGTCCGCGGTCTTCCCGCCCATGGTGATCTCGATGATCGCCGTCGGCGAGCAGACGGGCGGTCTGGACGAAATGCTCACGAAGATCGCTGACTTCTACGACGAAGAGGTCGACGCGGCCGTGTCAGGCCTCCTCGCCCTCATGGAACCGGTGATGATCGTGTTCCTCGGCGTGGTGGTCGGCGGCATGGTCGTCGCGATGTACCTGCCGATCTTCGACATGGTGAACGCGGCGGGCGCGTAG